Genomic segment of Selenihalanaerobacter shriftii:
CCGGATTATGAGCCCGACGAGCTACCAGACTGCTCTACCCCGCGATAAAATAAATGGTGCCGGGGGTGGGACTCGAACCCACACGGGCACTAAAGGCCCATCGGATTTTAAGTCCGATGCGTCTGCCAATTCCGCCACCCCGGCTAAAAAAATCGTCCAATTCGCTGACGACATCAATAAGTATATTATATATTCTTCTATAGGTCAATAATCTAAACTGCAGATTAAATATGATTATCAATGATTATATCTTAAAAGCTATTCATTACTCTTTCATTCTTCTATTTATAATATTCATATATAATACCATCTAATATGTCAGATTCACTAACTACAACCTCTTTTTTACCTAATCGTTCCATAATTTCCAATAAGATTTGGATTCCTGCTACAATAATATCAGCTCGCTTAGGCTGCAACCCCGTAACCTTCTTCCTTTCAGAAATAGTCTTTGCTTTTAAATCTAAAAATATTTTTTTAACTGTCGGAAATCCAAGTGAATAACCATGTACTTTATTTCGATTATAAATAGCTAAATTCTGATCAATTGCTGCTAAAGTAGTTATAGTACCTCCAACTCCTAATAATATCTTTGACTTATTTTGAAATCTTTCAGTAATAGAAAATAACTCTCTAACAATTAAATCTCGTCTTTGCTCTACTTCTTCAAATTTTTCTGTCATTCTCACTGCTCCAACATCAATACTTCTTCGTTCTTTAATTTCATTTTTTGAACCAAAGATGAATTCTGTACTACCACCGCCAATATCGATGACTAAATTAGCATCTAAAAGCGAATTAGATAATCCTTTAATTACACCTAGATATGATAATTCTGCTTCTTCCTCTCCACTAATTACATCTACCTCTAAGCCGGTTTCGATTTTTACTTTCTTTATGAACTCACGTTGATTAGATGAATCTCTAACTGCGCTAGTAGCTACTACCCTTACCTTATCTAATTTTTGTTGATTAATTAATTCTTTATACTCTTTTAAGGCTTTAATAACTCTATTCATAGCTTCACCTTTTAAAGAACGAGAAGCATCGACGCCATCTCCTAGTCGAGTAGTTCTCAACTCTGTAACCAATGGCCTAATCTGCCCAGTCTCCAAAAGTCTTCCAATCAGTAATCTAGTAGAATTAGTCCCAATATCAATAGCTGCCATTCTTTTCATCTCTATTTACCCCTTTTTCTATTTTAAATAACAATGAATGACACAGGTTACTCAGTGCCCATTACCCACTACAATAACAATTGCATTCCTCTGTACATGAATTAGTAAATCGCTCAGTTAATAATTGGTTAATTACTCTTCCTACTGGATTCTTTTGATTAATTAAATAATCGGCATATTGAGTATGCAAACATTTAATACCTTCTTTTTCCATGATTCCTCCTACCCCTGATTCTGAAATAACTTTCCAACGCCCTGGAAAATTATCTTTTATATTCTGAAGGTCATCTTCAGTTAATAAATCTATTCTCTTCTGTGCATAATCTTTATATACAGATAATAACTCTGCAAATTTATTTTTATCACTAATTATCTTTTCTTGGATTTCTTTAATTAATCCTTCAGATTCTAATTCTGAAATTCTATCTATTAATTCAGGACAGCTT
This window contains:
- a CDS encoding Ppx/GppA phosphatase family protein, which codes for MKRMAAIDIGTNSTRLLIGRLLETGQIRPLVTELRTTRLGDGVDASRSLKGEAMNRVIKALKEYKELINQQKLDKVRVVATSAVRDSSNQREFIKKVKIETGLEVDVISGEEEAELSYLGVIKGLSNSLLDANLVIDIGGGSTEFIFGSKNEIKERRSIDVGAVRMTEKFEEVEQRRDLIVRELFSITERFQNKSKILLGVGGTITTLAAIDQNLAIYNRNKVHGYSLGFPTVKKIFLDLKAKTISERKKVTGLQPKRADIIVAGIQILLEIMERLGKKEVVVSESDILDGIIYEYYK
- a CDS encoding DUF501 domain-containing protein, translating into MVKEYTEEDLEVIIRQLGREPRGLVKIAKRCKHGYPQILVTYPIYDKEDDIGIFPTTYWLSCPELIDRISELESEGLIKEIQEKIISDKNKFAELLSVYKDYAQKRIDLLTEDDLQNIKDNFPGRWKVISESGVGGIMEKEGIKCLHTQYADYLINQKNPVGRVINQLLTERFTNSCTEECNCYCSG